The window GGGACAGATCGAGTTGGAGGTTGCGGTCTTCCAAGGTGGATTCGGGCTCGACTTCTTCGAGTACGCCGCCCACGAGTATGAAAAGGAGCACCCGAATGTGACCATCAAGATCTGGGGAAACCCGCGAATCTGGGAGCAGCTTCGTCCGCGTTTCGTCGCGGGTGATCCGCCCGACCTTACGTGGCCCGGGTGGGGCATGGACTACTGGGCTCTCGTGATGGAGGGTGAGGTCTTGGAGATGGACAAGTACTTGGACGAGAAGGCGTACGACCGAGACGTGAAGTGGAAGGACACCTTCGTTCCGAGCTTGCTGGACAAGGGAAAATACAACGGGCACTACTACATCATGCCTTACAACAACAACGTCTTCGGTTGGTGGTACAATGCCGGAATGTTCGAGAAGAACGGCTGGTCGCCGCCGAAGACCTTCGACGAGTTGCTCTTGCTGTGCGAGAAGATCAAGCGCAAGGGCATAGCGCCGATCACCTACCAGGGGAAGTATCCTCAGTATATGTTGCGTGGCTTCCTGATCCCATGGGCGATCAGCGCCGGCGGGATGCAGGCATGGAAGGACGCCCAGAACCTGAAGACCGGCGCCTGGAACGGTCCTGCATTCCTCAAGGCAGCGCAGATGGTTGACCAGCTCGCGAAGAGGGGCTACTTCCAGACCGGCGTCAATGCGCTGACGCACACTGAATCGCAGATGGAGTTCCTTCTCGGCAACGCGGCGATGATTCCTTGCGGCACGTGGCTGGGATCGGAGATGAAGAACCAGATGCCCCAGGGCTTCCGGATGCGATACTTCAATCCGCCTGTCCTCCCAGACGGCAAGGGCGACCCGACGGTTACCTCTACCGGTGTTGAGACGTGGATTGTTCCGAAGAAGGCGAAGCATCCCGACGAAGCCGCGGACTTCTATAGATTCATGACGTCGTTGGCGATGGCAAAGGAGTTCGTCCGGGAGAAGAACACGCTCATGTCCATCGTCGGCTCGGACGAGGTTGAACTGCCTCCCGATCTCGTGGAACCGGCGAGGTGCATGCGAGAGGCGGCGGACACATGGGATACCGACTATGCCGATTGGTACAAGTCGCTGGGGACCGAGACCGAGAACGCGATGAACGCGCTACTGAGCGGAAAGAACACGCCGAGACAGTGCGTGGACAGGATGGAAGCAGCGGCGACAAAGGTGCGGAACGACAAGTCCATTCCGAAGCACAATCTTGAATAGGATGGCGCCCTGATGGGCAGTATCCGAGGGACAACGGGCCAGCGGATCGTTCGATCCGCTGGCCCGAGTGCTTTGTCGCAGACAGAGCTCTATGTCTTGTGTTTGAGGGCCTTCTCGCGCTCTTTGAGGAAAGCAAGTTCGGCGGCGGTCAGGCCGTTCTTCTCGGCGGACTTCTCAGTAGCGTTGGCTCTTGCAGCCGAATGTGCACGCTCCGCTTGCGCCGGAGTAGACGGCGACTCGAGTTCTGGTGCCTCGGAGGTCTCGAGTGGCGATGTGACCACCTCGATGGGGGAAATCTCTTCCTGGGGATGACTCTCGAAGAAGTCGTCCTCGCCAAGCGGATCGTCGGCGGGGATCACGGGCTCGATGCTTTTGATGGCCAGCGGTTTCGCTTCGCCCTTCTTCGCCTTGGCAAGGTCCGATGACTGCACAAGGATGGTGTAGGCCAAGTTGAACTGCCTCTCCTCCGGGGTCAGCCTGTGTCGCGCCTCTCCCGAGAGACCGTTCAGCCACTTGCGTCGCATCGACTCCTGGATCTCTAAGTGCCTCTTAGAAATGCCGTCAGGAAGGGTGTCGGGGTCGACGTTTATGCAGACCTCATCACCGTAGACACGGTCTACCGTGCCCGCGAGGCCGGAGAAATGCTGGTAGTAGAGCCCGCTCTTGGCATCCGCCGGAGTAGACTCCCTCGCGATGATCTTCACGTATTCGCCCTCTCTGAACTTCATTTCAGGCACACTCCTCCCTAATCGAACTGTACATATTGTAGCACACCGAGGGCAGTGCTGCCAATGTCAGTCTAGACCCTGGCGACTGTGCGGCGGCGCTGGCGGGACGAGAGTATCTTCTGGGCTTCCCGGTACTTGACGACCGTGCGCCTAGCGACCTGGATACCCTGCTCAGTGATGATGTCCGCGATCTCCTGATCGCTAAGCGGGTTCGCCGGGTCTTCGTGCTCGATCAACTGCACTATCATATCCGTCAAGGAGTGCGCGTGGCTGAAGAAGAAGTCGAAGGGCACCACTTCTTGGCTCGGAAGCTGGATGTACTTGTTCGCAGTAGCCCTGCTCACCGTAGACTCATGCATGCTGATCATCTCGGCGAGTTTCACCCGAGTGAGGGGGCGAAGGAACAGCCTCGATCCGGTATCCAGGAATCCGTGCTGAACCTCCACTATACTCTTGGCAATCATGCGCATAGTCTTCCGCCGCTGGTTCAGGTTCTTGATGAAGAGATCGGCGCGCTCAACGTATTCCACGATGTGCTTCTTGTCCTGCTCCGAGTACCGTCGCGCCTTTCCGTTCTTCATCTCGTTGTACATCTGGCGGTAGTAGGGGCTTACGGCGAGCGAGATGTGGTCGTTCGATACCACCTCGATCTCGTATCCAGTAGGCGTCCTTCGGACGATGACGTCAGGTCGAACGGCGTTCCTGTTGTCGGCGGGTTTGTTGTCCCAGGGCGGGCGGAACCCCGCCGCAGGATATGGATTCAGTCTGGTGCGTATGAACTTGAGGGCATATCGCGTGAGTTCGGGCTTGACCTTCAGCCGCCGCGATATCCTGTTGACTTTCTGGGCGATCATCTCGTCCCAACATTCCGAGACGATGCGCTCTGCGGTAGGGCTGCCGGCCCCTTCATCTGCGAGATACTTGAGCTGGTTCAGCATGCATTCCTGTAGGGTGCGCGCACCGACTCCAGGAGGGTCGAGTGCCTGGATGAGTTGGACCGCTTGCTCGAGTTCCTCATCGGTCGCTTCGAGTTCAAGAGTGATCTCAAGGAGGTCGCATTCCAGATAACCGCTCTCGTTTATATAGTTTACGAGATAGTCCGCGATCTCAGAAACATGCCCCGCCGGGCCGTTCCGAATCTGGTTGCGGAGATGCTCGTGCAGGCTGATCTCAGACTGTATGCGGCCGATG is drawn from Armatimonadota bacterium and contains these coding sequences:
- a CDS encoding extracellular solute-binding protein; amino-acid sequence: MRRILPALVVILVVVLLMGCGKRQATGPSAGQIELEVAVFQGGFGLDFFEYAAHEYEKEHPNVTIKIWGNPRIWEQLRPRFVAGDPPDLTWPGWGMDYWALVMEGEVLEMDKYLDEKAYDRDVKWKDTFVPSLLDKGKYNGHYYIMPYNNNVFGWWYNAGMFEKNGWSPPKTFDELLLLCEKIKRKGIAPITYQGKYPQYMLRGFLIPWAISAGGMQAWKDAQNLKTGAWNGPAFLKAAQMVDQLAKRGYFQTGVNALTHTESQMEFLLGNAAMIPCGTWLGSEMKNQMPQGFRMRYFNPPVLPDGKGDPTVTSTGVETWIVPKKAKHPDEAADFYRFMTSLAMAKEFVREKNTLMSIVGSDEVELPPDLVEPARCMREAADTWDTDYADWYKSLGTETENAMNALLSGKNTPRQCVDRMEAAATKVRNDKSIPKHNLE
- the rpoN gene encoding RNA polymerase factor sigma-54, with translation MANAVLQLSSLELQQTIEQELVENPALEAEDEDPCAGCELAPFGCNDCSIQKQRETVDVDLTVHDIEVPFDFATDPEDEEDPIGRIQSEISLHEHLRNQIRNGPAGHVSEIADYLVNYINESGYLECDLLEITLELEATDEELEQAVQLIQALDPPGVGARTLQECMLNQLKYLADEGAGSPTAERIVSECWDEMIAQKVNRISRRLKVKPELTRYALKFIRTRLNPYPAAGFRPPWDNKPADNRNAVRPDVIVRRTPTGYEIEVVSNDHISLAVSPYYRQMYNEMKNGKARRYSEQDKKHIVEYVERADLFIKNLNQRRKTMRMIAKSIVEVQHGFLDTGSRLFLRPLTRVKLAEMISMHESTVSRATANKYIQLPSQEVVPFDFFFSHAHSLTDMIVQLIEHEDPANPLSDQEIADIITEQGIQVARRTVVKYREAQKILSSRQRRRTVARV